Proteins from a genomic interval of Plasmodium reichenowi strain SY57 chromosome 11, whole genome shotgun sequence:
- a CDS encoding CCAAT-box DNA binding protein subunit B, putative: MPSILESNNSLNDEDNNKILEKNGDINMIEPDNNIILNNNNSNNVMNDNIYRLDEYKKGLNEVHCSNNINNEKEVGNIYCDVEKKNDIKYINRISNKNENLEEKSNVLKDTDVDVPYYYNNNSNNGTHHCDNEEYEEDNDYINNSETRKNGNDSDIDYGSNFSYTNPDKNCNRSNSFTSNVDKESNDNNVNKKSQNVICLNTHKKDNNNNNNNNLKQKEYPFFSTIEKNEENVCNKRKISAHENISIYENGSSGMNILIGENEHPKENKENETNETNEKNETNEKNEKNETNEKNETNEKNEKNETNEKNEKNETNEKNETNEKNDIVNFNSNKNKPIDEYYNSNIGDCTSVFKNEINGNYNLEQNMNSINNMNNINDMDSRNNVNGVPILDAEDMNISKDYDNKNILQNYNMLNRDISFEKNLGEKMNDKDDKNSYLEDIINNDNINNNDNIINNDNIINNDNIINNDNIINNNDDEIYKSGEEENSNKLYQTQFNDSKIKSNILNNDNVDKLDSYNLKDFFIDNNNYNMKEEKYLKESINNINSDEKMDESNFINDKTNKINNSNCNNNKDSDSNYINLINNDKILIDEEMYPNDNKKIDKLLKNIANGNDAYVKSHEYKRIDLLNTNYKRSIMNNINIDNNNNNNINNNNNNDNNLNDPFFNYQHMNYPNNNNNPSYIYLNKDNMMFDNINKYNVSSNRDYLIKDNEMINYNQMSYINKNIKEENMNHFNEGDFYFDKEKMGSMGNIENMTNLEYMEYNNIMSSNNKNNNITKKRRSKKKDSVVKEDIKTENKLYEMKIGNTNRKRRNSYMGDEKRKERKSIIYDNKMVEKNDNNNINMDNNFIHTNYEYIKNNNNNNKNNNNMYIPTNLDNMNYKNYTNDIDNISYMNESLSNNDQHYNMHNLIKTNGDNFYAMNNHVNNIIMNNMNIGFLKNNINDDKAMEQGEAYLNNISQAYDSHNNNNNNNNNNNNNDNNNNNNNNDNNNNNNNNNNNNNNSNSNSNNNTTNDSTTTNNNTNSSTYNGTQNNTNLSNNNNSNNSNNSFNMSSLFSKGANSNDSQRNYNFSEMNNINENSDYANLSKNTEYDVYDEYVNLGDQKNDDMSDDSNSCDDKGNDKNGDSIDSIDKKKGSKCDSETLLPIANISRIMKRILPGSAKVAKESKDIIRECVTEFIQFLTSEASDRCTREKRKTINGEDILYSMEKLGFNDYIEPLTEYLNKWKQLKELNNSNNYHEKKFDNIKKTEESGDLNNNNNSVENKNLDENAYAEENYPIMNNVYNDQNEIFESNIKNIYTNSNDCDYGNGV; this comes from the exons atgcCAAGTATTTTAGAGTCTAACAATTCATTAAACGATGaggataataataaaatattagaaAAGAACGGAGACATTAATATGATTGAACcagataataatataatattaaataataataatagtaataatgtaatgaatgataatatatataggtTAGATGAATATAAGAAAGGGTTAAATGAAGTTCATtgtagtaataatataaacaatgaaaaagaagtaggaaatatatattgtgatgttgaaaaaaaaaatgatattaaatatataaatagaatatctaataaaaatgaaaatttagAAGAAAAGAGTAATGTTTTAAAAGATACAGATGTAGATGTaccatattattataataacaattcAAATAATGGTACTCATCATTGTGATAATGAAGAGTATGAGGAAgataatgattatataaataatagtGAAACACGTAAAAATGGTAATGATAGTGATATTGATTATGGTAGTAATTTCTCCTATACTAATCCTGataaaaattgtaataGAAGTAATTCCTTTACATCTAATGTAGATAAAGAAtcaaatgataataatgtaaaCAAAAAGTCTCAAAATGTAATTTGTTTAAATACacataaaaaagataataataataataataataataatttgaaaCAAAAGGAATATCCTTTCTTTAGTACTATTGAAAAGAATGAGGAGAATGTATGTAATAAGAGAAAAATTTCAGCACATGAAAATATTTCGATATATGAAAATGGTTCCAGTGgtatgaatatattaattgGAGAAAATGAACATCCTAAGGAGAATAAGGAAAATGAAACAAATGAAACGAATGAAAAGAATGAAAcgaatgaaaaaaatgaaaaaaatgaaacgaatgaaaagaatgaaacgaatgaaaaaaatgaaaaaaatgaaacgaatgaaaaaaatgaaaaaaatgaaacaaatgaaaaaaatgaaacgaatgaaaaaaatgatatagTTAATTTcaattcaaataaaaataaaccTATAGATGAATATTACAATTCAAACATTGGGGATTGTACATctgtttttaaaaatgagATAAATGGAAATTATAATTTGGAACAAAATATGAatagtataaataatatgaataatataaacgATATGGATAGTAGGAATAATGTGAATGGTGTGCCTATTTTGGATGCTGAAGATATGAATATTTCAAAGgattatgataataagaatatattacaaaattataatatgcTGAATCGTGATATATCTTTTGAGAAAAATTTAGGAGAAAAGATGAATGATaaagatgataaaaatagtTATTTGGAggatattattaataatgataatattaataataatgataatattattaataatgataatattattaataatgataatattattaataatgataatattattaataataatgatgatgaaatatataaatcagGTGAGGAGGAAAATTCAAATAAGCTGTATCAAACACAATTTAATGATTCCAAAATTAAGAGCaacatattaaataatgataatgttGATAAATTAGATTCTTATAACTTAAAAgatttttttatagataataataattacaatatgaaagaagaaaaatatttgaaagaaagtataaacaatataaattcaGATGAAAAGATGGATGAAAgtaattttataaatgacaaaacaaataaaataaataatagtaattGTAACAATAATAAGGATAGTGATtctaattatataaatcttattaataatgacaaaatattaatagatGAAGAAATGTATCCTAAcgataataaaaaaatagataagttattgaaaaatatagCTAATGGAAATGATGCATATGTAAAATCACatgaatataaaagaatagATTTACTAAatacaaattataaaagaagtattatgaataatataaatattgacaataataataataataacatcaacaataataataataatgataataacCTGAATGATCCTTTTTTTAACTATCAACATATGAATTACccaaataataataacaacccttcctatatatatttgaataaagataatatgatgtttgataatataaataaatataatgtcTCAAGTAATCGAGATTATCTCATTAAAGATAACGAAATGATTAATTATAACCAGATGAGttatattaacaaaaatattaaagaagaaaatatgaatCATTTTAATGAGGGagatttttattttgataaaGAGAAAATGGGAAGTATGGgaaatatagaaaatatgaCGAACTTAGAATATAtggaatataataatataatgagtagcaacaataaaaataataatattactaAGAAGAGACGATCTAAAAAGAAGGATAGTGTTGTTAAAGAGGACATTAAAACggaaaataaattatatgaaatgAAAATTGGAAATACAAATAGAAAAAGGAGAAATAGTTATATGGGtgatgaaaaaagaaaagaaagaaaatcgattatatatgataataaaatggtGGAAAagaatgataataataatattaatatggataataattttatacatactaattatgaatatataaagaacaacaacaacaataataaaaataataataatatgtatataccTACCAATTTAgataatatgaattataaaaattatacaaatgATATAGATAACATTTCATATATGAATGAATCTTTAAGTAATAATGATCAACATTACAATATGcataatttaataaaaactAATGGTGATAATTTTTATGCTATGAATAATcatgtaaataatataattatgaataatatgaatatagggtttttaaaaaataatataaatgatgataaagCTATGGAACAAGGCGAAGCATatcttaataatattagtCAAGCTTATGATAgtcataataataataacaataataataataataataataataatgataataataataataacaacaacaatgataataataataataataataataataataataataataataatagtaatagtaatagtaataataatacgACAAATGATAGTACTACgactaataataatactaatTCTAGTACATATAATGGTACACAGAATAACACCAATcttagtaataataataatagtaataacagcaataattcatttaatatgAGTAGTTTGTTTAGTAAAGGAGCCAACAGTAATGACAGCCAACgaaattataatttcagcgaaatgaataatataaatgaaaacTCAGATTATGCTAACTTATCTAAAAATACAGAATATGATGTATATGATGAATATGTTAATTTAGGAGatcaaaaaaatgatgatatgTCTGATGACTCAAATTCATGTGATGATAAAggaaatgataaaaatggtGATAGTATCGATTCGattgataaaaaaaaaggatcAAAATGTGATAGTGAAACCTTATTACCAATAGCTAACATTAGTAGAATTATGAAAAGAATTTTACCTGGATCTGCAAAAGTAGCTAAAGAGAGTAAGGATATTATTAGGGAGTGCGTCACTGAATTTATTCAGTTCCTAACAAGCGAG GCTAGTGACAGGTGTACGAGagaaaaaaggaaaacCATA